The following nucleotide sequence is from Aspergillus luchuensis IFO 4308 DNA, chromosome 1, nearly complete sequence.
TTCCTGACTTTGTTGGGCGGAGCGAGAAACTCGCGCCCTCTGAACgaaatcttcttcctgcaggTCGACACAAGCAATATTCCAGGTGCCCCGTCCTTATCTCGCTGGACTTTCTGGGAGATATGCGCAGTGTCGGCGAATGGAAAGAACCAATGCGGATCGTCTTACCCAGACTTCCCATTTGATCCCCCGAGCCGGCGCAACTTTGGCACCACTGAGAACATTCCCTCTGCTTTCATCGGgtaagaaagaaattaattGCCAGATTTTCCGTCGTACGATCGCAATCTAACATTCCGCAGAACGAATCACTACTTCCTCACATCTCGGTTCTCgttccccttcctcatcatcgcgcTCTTCTTCGGCGTGGTGTCGCTGTTCACTGGGTTCCTGGCCATGTGCACACGCATTGGAAGCTATGTCTCTTCGCTGATGGCTTGGATCGCCTTGATTTTCCAGATCATCACGACTTGCCTTATCACGTAAGTTTACCACAGAATTTAAAACAGAGCTTTACTAACAATCTCAAGTGCCGTCTACGTCCAAGGACGCAACAAGTTCAACGCCAATGGCCAGAGCGCCAGCGTGGGTGTCAAGGCTTTCGCTTTCATGTGGACCGCTGTGGCTTGCCTGCTGCTTGCATGCATGTTCTATTGCATGGGTGGTGCTGTCGGGCGCAAGGAGAGGGGATACAGTGGCCGTGAGCACCGTCGCCggggcttcttctcgtccgCACGCTCCAACAGCGTAAGAAGCAACAAGGAGACTGCGCCATAAATTCGACAtggttttccttctttgaTGTTATTCAGGAAGAATTGAAAAAAACTGGGCTATAGTACTTCGTCAATACCTACTATAGTACGCTGGCCTCCGCCAATTGTTTACCTATCGGCCGCAAGCCTTATACTCGCCCCGTCAACACCGAAGGGTGCGTCTACCGGAGTATGGATCTGATTGTTTATGACTTGTTCTTTGCGGGTTGAGTAACCACGCCCTCCTGTGCGAGCGAATCAAGTGGGCTCATCCGCGCATGCTAACATTAATGTCtctttgatgatggatgtctGTCTGTTTAACTCGGCCAAGTTTCATGTATTATACTGTCTTTGCTACTTTATATCTATCCGCCCCTAATTGTAATACAATTTATCTGAAAAGAATGAACTGATACACGAAGAGTAACAGAACATGACAATATTCGTAAGGATTCCATCATTTTCAATATAGTAGTCACTGAGATATCAACTGTATGCATAATGTATAAGAATAGCTGACGCTACTTCCTAAGCTCAATGTTGTGAAACGGATGGATTGTGACACCACTTGTCTCTTGTTACTATTCTACTTATTTTCCATCTACCATCATAACTGTGTGCTTGCGCTGTGCTACCTTCTTAGGCTCATAAGGAGGTGGAAGAATGTGCCCTACAGAAGCAGATAGTAAATCCTACGGCACAACTTTAGACCCATACATTGTTACTTCTGAATATGTTAGGAAAATGAGTCTGGAAACACATCGGCTTTCTATTGTGCTTCAAAACAGCTCTATATACTTTTAGAAGCCTTCATCgatacatcatcatcaataagtCATAGCAAGACAGAATGCAGAACGTATTCCCTGATTCCTGCCCGGTGCACCCAATGAAAGCAAAGTTAGTTGCAAAGAGGCCACAGGGGTCACAGGAGTCGTTCAACAAATggttataaaaatctagatcGATTCATAGAAGGAAAAGCATCGTTATAGTCTTGAGATGTTCAAAGATATATGagcaagaaaaattataCGTTAAAGGAAAATCTAGGCCTTGGGAGCCTCAACGGCACCGCGGACGGCACCCTGGCCGCCAACTTCCTTGGCCGTGATCTGCAGACCAAGGTCAGCGTTGACGTGGATCATCAGCTCAACCTTGCTGCCAGCCTTGACGCCCTTGACGGCCAGCTCAGCAATGGGCTTCTCGGTCTTCCAGACGAGCTCGcggatctcctcctcttcctcctcatcggagTCGAAGTCAgagtcatcctcatcctcttcggtcttggtcttctcctccttgggcTTGGGCTCGGGCTTGGTAACCTTGATCTCACGAACACCCTCGCAAACACGGACGAAGACATCGCCGCCCTCCTTGGGGACAGAGAACTGCGCAGTACGACGAGCGGGGAGAGCAGTCTCGGTGTTCAGGAGAGGCTTGAAGTCAACGGCCTCGCCAGAGGTGAACTCGACACCGATGGCATTCTGAAGGTGAGGGGTAGCGGTAACCATGGGGTGGATGGACTGCTCGATGTCCTCCTTGTCGAACTCCTGGATCAGGGAGGCCTGGATAGCGGCACCTCTGGGAGCGAGCTCGGAGGGGTTGATGGCACCAatgaaggtggagggagcGAGGATGGTGGTCTTCTCGGGGAAGATGTTGCGGGCCAACTGGGCGATCTTGGGGGTGTGGGAAGTACCGCCAGCGAAGATAACCTGCAAAAGTTAATATCGGGCTGCGAGCAGGATGAACAACAAAGGTTTAGATGGAACGAACCTCATCAATGTCCAGGACATCGAGACCAGCCTTCTTGACAACCTGCTCGATCAGGCCGGTGAACTGAGCGAACACCTTGCCGGAGAGCAGCTCGTAGCGGGTACGGTTGACGGTAGAGCCGTAGTCAATGCCGTCAGCCAGAGACTCGATGCTCAGAGTAGCGTTGGTACCGAGACTGAGAGCCTTTCTGGTGGCCTCACCCTCCAGCTTCAGCTTGGCCAGACCACGAGCGTTCTCGCGGGGGTCGGTCTTGTGCTTCTTCATGAACTCCTTAGCGAAgtggtcgatgatgatcttgtccAACTGAGCACCGCCCAGCTCGTAGTCGTGAGCAGTAGCAAGAGTGGTGTACATGCCACCACGGCAAGCAACGACGGCGGCATCGGAGCGAGTGCCACCAAGGTCGGCGACAACGACCAGCTTGTCGGTCACGACAGCCTCGGGACGAGCGTCGTAGGCAAGGACAGCAGCAACGGGCTCGTGGATGAGCTGCAGGACCTCAAGGCCAGCAGCGTTGGCAGCGGCGATCAAAGCCTCACGCTGAGCATCCTTGAAGTCGGTGGGGACGGTGATAACAGCGGCGTTGACCTCCTTTCCAAGGAAATCAGCGGCAGACTGCTTCAGACGGCGGAGATGGCGGGTTGTGATCTCGGAGACGGTGACAGTGTTGGGGGTCTCGCTGGAGGTATCGCAGATGGAGAAAGCAACGGTCGAGTCGCTCTGTTGAGGGTGGGCCGAGTTGTGGCAGGGAGTGGGGTCTATCGACTTGAAGCTGTGCATGTCCGTCAGCATGTACGCCTAGTTGTCATCAGAACGAGTTGACATACTCCTTGCCAAGGAAATCTCTGAAGTAGGCAACGGTGTTCTTGGAGTTGCGGATAAGCTGGGCCTTAGCCTGAGTACCGTGGTATTCCTCGCCATCAATGTAGGAGAGGACGGTAGGGATTTGACGGTCTGGTGATGTGTAAGTCGAAGTGTTCAAATACATGACTTTTTACAAAGCGCATTAAATTATACTAACCTCCCTCCTCGTTGGCAATAACCTCAGCCTTGCCTTCCTATAATCCAAGTCAAGTCAGCGGTCTGTCGCAACTTTGCACAGCGGTGGTGTAAAAGTCCCAATGGGGCGGGCATCCGCATGGGAAGGGTACAAAATTCACATACGGCGTTGATGCGGGCaatggagctggaggagttgcCAAAGGAGATACCGATGGCGAATCTCTCAGCGGTGCCGTTAGTTTCGGAGCTCATCTTGACGGTAGGATGTGAAAAGAGATGAAAgggattggggggaggagggaagaagaagaggaggaaatcaagTCAAAGTAAGTcgggctgctgcttctcgaaCCGCCGCGCTTCGTTTTGCCCCGAAGGAAAAAAATTTTGGCTGGTTTGCAATTGGCGGGCAGCTGTGGCTGAGGGCTTATCGATAATAGATGTGGCGGTGCAATTACAGTTCGGCAGTCATGCAGCAGTAGCGTCGTAAATCTAATGGGTTTAATCATTCTCCACATATATCAATTAATATGGAGAAATGAGGAGGTGATTGCTCAGACACTACAGTTTTACAGCAAGTATACCCTGTATGGTTCACTCCCAAACCATCGTGGCGCCCATTTCATCTTCAATCCAGATTGAGCTGTATCACGTGGCGATAAGCACCACCCGATAAGCCTTTGGATTTGCGCTTCTTTTTGCCCGTCGCGGTCAACCACTCCAGCATTCGTGATTCTCCAACACCACTGCAGGCCCCAGTGGGACAAACACATTTCCAACATGCCATCTCCCTTGATTCTTCTCCCCGGGGATGAGATCCCGTCAGAATAcctcccatccaccaatTCCGCGCCATTGAGACTTGGCCCCGGTCTCCGTCTACTTTCGCAAccgccctcttcccctcaagcatcatcctcccccagTCATGTCCTCACAGCCACACAAGCCGGCATTCTCTCCACAGACACCAAACGGAACGCTGTCTCTATCCTCTCGACCCCCAATCGCCGCTACATTCCTACCGTCAATGACCTGGTCATCGCACAGGTCCACCACTCCAGCGTGGACTACTTTCACTGCATGATCACGCCGCAAGCGCCCCATGCGGTGTTGGGACAACTGTCCTTCGAAGgtgcgacgaagaagacccgGCCGATGCTGAAACAAGGCGACCTGGTTTACGCGCGTGTGCTCTCAGTGGGCCTGGGCGCGGGCGCGGAGGTTGAGCTGGCCTGTGTGAACCCTGCAACGGGCAAGGCTGAACCTGGAGGACTCGGTCAATTGAATGGGGGAATGGTGTTCGATGTTTCTACGGGCATGGCTGCTAGGTTGATGAGGGCgagctcatcctcttcggacTCACAGGATGGTGTGGccgggttggtggtgttggaggaaCTGGGCAAGAAGTTGGAGAAATCGGGCGGCTTTGAGATCGCCGTGGGACGAAATGGTAAAGTCTGGGTCGACTGTTCTAGCGGAGGCGAGACTTCAGTTAAGGCTACGGTAGCTGTGGGACGGTGTCTGACTACGATTGATGAGCACGATTTGAATCCGGCGGATCAGAAGAAGTTGGTATCGAGGATATTGCGGGAGATGAAGATTGAGGTATAGATGTGCTTTGTCTCTTAATGATTGATCGTGTGATAATACCATGCATTGTTTGATGATTATTGCGAGCGATGATATGTAGCAGAAGTGTGGGTACTCGATGTACATACATTGGTGTATTGTTCTGGGCCTGGATTAAGCAGTAGAAACTTGTGACCAACAGAGCAACCTCTTCGGATGGGAGTTGGAGGGAGTTTCTTCGACAGTGAGTCTCTTACGAGCATATACTAAAGTGCTCATAACACTACTTTTAAGTCCATGCATCGCTCCGTGTTTGCTGTGTCTGTGCTTGACAGCCCTTTCTTTGAGTTTTAGCTACCATGATAGATGCGATTGTCAGTGTTATTCAAGAAAGGAATCCCAAGAAAGCCTGATAGCAGTTAAGCATGCGAAGTATCCATCCCATATAGCTGAGGATACAAATGGGAGATTGTCGCTTGAAACACAGTGCTCCATCCTGTCGTCACAATCTCCTTCGACACTGCGGGGATATAGAGAAGGCAACCCCCCAATCATAGGCATTACATTTGGAAATTTTAATTGGCCTTCTTTCATACTGTTGAGAGAAATATAAGGACTAGAAACGTTCGATCAGTCAAAGCATAAAGCAACCATTTTGATAAACTAGCCATGTATAAAGCTGCCAAATAGCCCTTACCAACAGTATATGTGCGGGCAATtctaatttatagatattttccATGTAATAGCGTACCTTATTAGTGGTGATTATCTAGAACTACCGGCGCAGAATTGTTCACATTGAGAAAATAGCGGATGGATGAATTCTAATATTAGCACAGGCATAAACTGTGAAGGCCACGAATGACATTACAGACCTACCCCCTCTGCTCAGTATATGACTTGACACTGCAACCCTAAGCGTAGAGAAACCATGATCTATCCGCGGACATTTTGGAAAGACTATAATGATAACGTGCGTAATCCATCCCACGGAGGATTTTATCAGATTGTCACAAGATGTCGGCTGCTAATAAGCTGAACGAAGAAATTTCTGGGACACCAAGTCTCCCCCAGGATTACTTGGACAGCCCCTGGGAACAGCAGGTTTTGTTCCTAGAAGGCCTGATCGAATTCCCGAGAGCAGCTTGATCATGGATCTCCTGGGATCACTGATGGGTCTCCTGGGATCACTGGTGGGTCTCCTGGGATCACTTATGAAGCTCTTGGGAGCGATGGATGATCCTGTCGCAGGAAAACACTCGTGCGGCGAAATAGGTTGTCCTGGGATGGGGAAAACCGTGGTCTATCGCAGGAAACTGCTTGTCCAGCGAGACAAGTTGCCTTGGTCTATCACAAGATAGTGCCTATTCAAACCCCGTATTATCCAGCTACCTTGGAATTTTTGTCTTCGAGGAAGCTTCCAGAAACAATAGGGACATGAATAAATTAAGAGTAGGGGAGCGCAACGATTCTGCCAGCTACTTCCGGTTGCCTATAAAAAACGGACCAATAGCCAATAAGGATTATTCCTTGCAGGCTTTAAGATGCCCGCAGGCTTTAAGATGGCCTGCAAGCCTTGTGGCGCCTTCAGGCTTTAGAATGCCCCCAGGTTTTATGACGCCCGCAAGCACAAGCAGGGTATCCGCTAACAAGCCATGAAGTATATGGATTCTTCTTTGTTCCCAGCAATTGTGCCGGCAATTTGGCCCAATTAGGAAATAAATTTGGGGGCCAGAACTGGAATGAGAGTTTACATTCAGATGAGGTTGCGAGCGGGTCGGGTCAGTGGCTGAAGCCAAGTTCATACTAGCCCTCTAGCGCTAAATGTCTTCAATGGTAATGTTGACATCGGAGCGAAAGTAGAGTGCGAAAGAATTAGTATCCTTGCTAATAATATACATGTGTGGAACATTGAACATCTTTGAATCTGCCATGCCTAAAATGGACGAATACCCGTATGCGACCTGAGTCTTGTGGCCTTCCGGTCTAACCGAATGACCACTCGGTCTATAGGAAACACCTATGATAGCATGGGGATACTCCCCACATGCGAGCTCCTATAGGGTAGACTTCATGCACACATGTGCAGTAAACCCAGTTACTTGCCCTTTTAGCGTTATGCGCAGTCAGACTTGAGCTTTCAGATGCATGTGTGGAGTTCAATGAGGCACTCTGTACTCTTGAATATCACCATATTCCCCTATCACCTATCCCATCtgctcttttctctcccatTCTCATTTCGCTATCATGATGGCCTCTACTTTACCTCACAAGACTGACTACCTCATTATTGGCGGTGGGACCCGCTGGTCTAGTCGTTGCCAATCGATTATCTGAAAACCGCCAAACTCAAGTCTTGATTTTGGAGAGCGGACCTGATTGCACTGCGGATCCTCGCGTGAAAGACCCTAGTGCCTGGCGAAGCCTGTGTGGCTCGGAGCTGGATTGGCAACTGAAGACCGTACCACAGGTGTCTCTACTACCGAGATATGCAGCACTTGTGCTATGAATCATACTAACGTTGCTCTCTAGGCTGGCCTCAatggcagagaagaagagcaaacCGCCGGGAAGATGCTAGGTGGATCTTCCGCCCTGAACGGCTCGGCATGGGTTCCGCCCTCTCAAGCAGGTATCGACGCCTGGGCAGCTCTAGGCAATCCGAGATGGAACTGGTCAACTGTCCTGCCCTAGCTCGAAAAGACGTATACTATCACAAAGCCCGGCGAAGACCCGGGTCAGGGGGGGGGGGGCCCAGTTCAGGTGACCTACCCAGCACTCGAGGAGGGGACCCCCACTGAGCCTCTGATCAATGCCTGGAACGAAGCACTCAAGGACCAGGGGTACGATTTCACAAGCAATATTCTGGGAGGGCCCAAAACGATCGGCACTCGTGCTTATACAGCCGCAACCGACCCCGATTCACATTCGCGAAGTAGTACGAGCACCTACGCCCAGGAAAAGCGATCAAACCTGCGTATTATCACAGGCGCAACCGTTCGCAAGATTCCTTTCAACCCTGAGTTAGAAAGATCTGACCGCCCAAACCCACGGGCTGTTGCTACCGGAGTCGAGGCCGAATTGGATGCGCAGATCGTCTCTATCAGCACAGAGAAAGATGTTATCCTTGCTGCAGGTGCTTTTCACACCCCCAAGATACTCGAGTTATCTGGAGTGGGACAGAAGGATCGCCTGACTGAGCTCGGTATCCCTGTGGTGATGGATCTCCCAGGAGTAGGTGAAAACGTCCAGAACCACGTATGGAGCATTTCACCTACTCCCCTTAAGGTTGAAGGGGTTCAGCCTGGTATCAAGACCTTGGCATTCACCCACCTGGATAAGGATGAGCAAGGAAATCTTATTTCGGATGATCCCAATGATCAAACTTCGGATCGCGTCATTAAGTCCATTCTACGAAACCCAGATAATGCTTCTGCGTGTCTTGCCTTGAGTGCCATGCCTGGCGGAGTTGCTCTACTCGTCGCCATCTCAAGCTTTCCATTCTCTCGCGGAAGCTGTCACTGTTCATCTGCCAACATCGATGCTAAGCCTACAGTTGATCCCCAGTTCTTCGCTAATGAACTGGACATTGAGACCATGGCCCGCCATGTGCAGAACCTGTACAAGTTGAGCAACGCTCCAACTTTCCAGGATATCATCCAACCGCTCGAAGTGCCACAGTTGGAAACTATCAAGAGCACACTGCGTGGGGGAAGTGCCTTGGCTACTCATCATTCTTGTGGAACTGCAGCTATGCTTCCTCGTGAGGCTGGGGGCGTGGTCAATGAAAACCTTCGAGTCTATGGAACCAAGAATGTGCGCGTGGTAGACGCTAGTGTCTTTATCCCACACGCGAACCCAATGTCAACTGTATACGCAGTCGCTGAGAAGGCTGTTGATATGATGAATGAGCCTGATGTCTCTGAGtactgaagaagaagggctaAAGACTCGGAAGGGGCTGGTATTTACAGTGGAAGCCGTGACAGCCTGGACGTGGGTGCTTCCAAACTACCACTTATACTACTTCTCTATTACACATTCGTAGTATTGAgacttttccttcctcaagTCTTCATATTCTCGTAGTTGCACTAAGCTGTTTTAGCCCCTTCAGGATCATGGGCCACAACCTCAATCTCGACACGCATATCGTCTTCGCCCAGACGTGTGACGCCAACACAAGTCCAGATTGGTTGGTGATCAGGCATATACTTCTTGAAATTGCGCACCATCGCCTCCAGAGCCTCGTTATTGATGGGCACGTGATATGAGTTCACCCGGTAAACCTGGGACCATCCATTTCCTCCAGCATCTTTGAGGCAGCGTTCGACATTGGCAAATGCTAAATCGATCTGAGCATTGATCTCTTTCTCAAATACGCCAGTGTTGGGATCCCAGCCACCTAGAAACGAGCCTCAGTCATTTGAAACAGTTACGAAGAAAATTATTCTCTGCTCTTACCTTGGCCAGCACATTCGATTCGGTCGCCAACACGGACAGCTTGGCTGTACCAAAAAGCATGCTTTTGTCGTACACCGTGGTCTTTGTATGCGTAGTAGGTGAGGTGAGACATGGCGAGGATTGTGTGTTGAGTGTGGCAAGTTGAACTTGGTAGTCAGGTAATGAAATCAGATGATTGATTCCAAGGGATCACATTTTTCATGGGATTCTTAAGTAGATGGAAGTAGATGGAGTCATTCAAGGTTATTCAAACTATTGGAGGCTCCACGCGGAATGTGAATTCCTATCGATAAGAGAGATAAGAGCTTATCCCTGGgcaccctctcctctcccacaTTATTCCTGGTCGCTGCCACTtgaaagaaaacaagtcTAATAAATTCGTTTCATTTCTTTATTACACGAAGCGGAGTCGCGGAATATAACTTCCTCCAGATCATCGGTTGTTGGGAAGGTTATCAATATTACGTTGTCGCTTTTTGAGTCTCCACAGCAGGAATGGACCCTATCTCAAAGCATACAGGGCGTATTAGGCCAGCTCTCAGTCGGAATTCCGGGTCGATTCGATCACGATACACTACGCAGGCCTGCCAGGAGTGTCGCCGACGAAGGGCCAAGGTATGTTTGCCAACCATTGCCAACCATTCTCCCCCCCTAGTGGGTTCCGCCTCCATTGCCCTCCTTACTTTTGCTTGTATAGCATTGTATGCATAGGCTCGGCAATTAGCCAATCACCCCACTTGAAAAAGTCCTGGCTCAGCAATTCTAACGGATGGATTATCTTCAGTGTGACGGGAAGCGACCTGCATGTTCTCGGTGCATTAGCCGCCAGATGGAGTGCCAGTTTGCTGCGAAAGATGATGGACGAGGCACAGCACCAAAGTCGATTGTGTTAATGCTCAAAGATCGAGTCGAGCTCCTGGAGCGTGTCTTGTGGCTCCATTCTATTGATGTCGATGCTTCGATTGCAAAGCTCAGAACTGAACGGTACAGTTCCATGACTCGCAACCCCTTCACTCCCCCTGAATCACTATCACAACATCCCGAGCTGGATGGAGCACTCTGGTCAAATAGTGCATTCGATACAGAAGGGGAATGTGATGGTGAAGTTCAATTTTTTGGTTCCTGCAGTGGGCGAATGGATCTGTTGAAATTAAATGCCCGTAAGACTTCAAATGTTCTTCGATCGCTCTTCTTCGAACCACAACATAACCTTCTGGCATTGAATATGAGCTGACTGTCTGATTTCGGTTCTTCCAACCGACTCTAGTGAGCTCAGACTCTGAAAATACAAAGTGTCAAGGTCCATCTTTCCGCTTTCGCCTGAATCAAGCCTGTCAAGACGTTGAGACAATTCCCGAGGTCAGCCAGGAATTGAAAGATCACCTCATTGATCTATATTTTACATGGGAACAACCTTGGCTACAACTCGTGGATGAAGGCCTCTTTCGACAGAGCATGCCGACAAATGGGCGATACTTCAGCCCGCTCCTACTGAATTGTATTCTCGCCATAGGATCTCGCTACTCCGAGCGACTGGAGACTCGTTCCTCTCCCAGCGATCCAAATACAGCAGGTCGGATATTTCTTGAGATGGCCGAGGTCCTCCTACACTTTGACCTGAGATCCCCTTCTATCACCACTATTCAGTCACTCGGCATCATGGCGATGATATATGTGGTAAGTGTGTCTTCTACCTATATTATTTGTGCCAGATCTAATCTCGCGAGGGGAAAGGCCATTGGGTCTGATGCAAAAGGCTGGCTTCGCCACGGCATGGCAATTCGCTTAGCTTTGGATATGGGATTAAATTTAGATTCTGCAATGTTAGGCAGGTCACATGCACTtccagatgaagagaaagacctACGCAAGCAAATATACTGGGCATTGTACTGCACCGACAAGCTGTGGGCAAGCTATACCGGGCGTGTCTGTACCATGCTGGTAAGTTATGACAGCATTGCTCACCGAACGCTATGAAATTGTGTTTGATATGATTTTAATTACCGCCTGATAGGCTACCCAGGCTTCTGTGGGCTTGCCCATGCCCATtcccgaggatgatggcgaagtTCCAACCATGAAAAATAAACACTCTGCGATTTTATTACCGAAGCTCCACCATGCCCTGTCCACGCAGTGCCAAATACAAGAGAAAATATTGATGGAACTGTAAGACACTAAGATACACGTTCACTGAGTTTAGTACTAACGAAATCCCTGAAGCTACGCACCGAAGAGATACCCGGAGGCACGCAGACATTCATTTTTCGACTCCTGTCTGTTCGAACTCAAAAGTTGGAATTACAACTTACCTGCTGATATGCAGGCAAAACAATCGGAGTCTAGCTCAATACTGGCTCATATCCTTGTTCTCCACATGGTCTACCACACATCTCTCATTCTTTTGGCCAAGCCTTTCCTCCCGAAATCACAGAACTCGACTTCCGCTGAGCAGGATAGCTCCTGGCCAGGTGCACTCAAAGTCTCGTCCATATGCATGGAAGCGGCGAAGGAAATTTGTCTTCTAGGCGAGCACTATCGCAAAGTCTTTGGCAGCTTTCGACAAAGCCCCATTACCGTAACACACTGCACTCTTTCGGCGGTGTTACTGATCCTAGATAGTGGTGTCCTTGAGCGAGAATTTGGGTTGAGGTCCAGAATGAATCTCATCAACTCTTGCTTAATGACCTTGAGGGAGCTATCAGACTCATGGATGCCGGCGAAGCAATATTGGAAAGGTATTTTACGAATTGTGAAGCATCGCCAATCGAAGTCAGCGGAGAATCATGAGCCAGCAGTCAAAGGACAGAGCAACAAATCGAATGGGTATGATCTCTGTGCAGAGTATTCAACCGAGTGTCATATACCACCAGACCAAACTATGGAGGAACTGGCAAACTGTGCTTTCTCCCCTGAGTGGAGTACGTTTCTAAACTCGGTGGCTCCGGATGACTTTGATGAAACCATGTTGGACTTGCCCCTTGACTTCGACTTTTTCTCAAGGCAGCCACAAGACCCCGATTTCACTCTTAGTTAGGATCCCTTGTCGATTGCCTGAAGCAGTATGAACGTTATTTACAAACATACAACGATCTTCCCTGTGGTCTGGCAGTCCACCATCCGCTGCATATACTCTGGGACATCCTCCAGCGTTACCTTGGCAATGCGAGGTGTGATTTTCCCACTTGTTATGTATTCGATCACCTCAAGTGATTCACGATGACCACCCATGAGATTCCCCCTCAAGTGCAAATTGCGTTCCACTACagagtggatggggagggagactAAGTTGAGTCCACTCGGAACGCTTGCAAGTCGTTAGTTTATTGTCATCAGTCTTTGAACTGACCAGGGTCTGGAAGGTCAAATTTGGGAGGGGACTTGAAGCTTACCCAGCGCAGACAATAGTACCACCATCGCAAATATACTCTTCCAATCTTTGAAAGCCACTCAGCTCACTGCT
It contains:
- a CDS encoding GMC family oxidoreductase (CAZy:AA3;~COG:E;~EggNog:ENOG410PFGF;~InterPro:IPR007867,IPR012132,IPR036188;~PFAM:PF05199;~go_function: GO:0016614 - oxidoreductase activity, acting on CH-OH group of donors [Evidence IEA];~go_function: GO:0050660 - flavin adenine dinucleotide binding [Evidence IEA];~go_process: GO:0055114 - oxidation-reduction process [Evidence IEA]), which translates into the protein MDLPGVGENVQNHVWSISPTPLKVEGVQPGIKTLAFTHLDKDEQGNLISDDPNDQTSDRVIKSILRNPDNASACLALSAMPGGVALLVAISSFPFSRGSCHCSSANIDAKPTVDPQFFANELDIETMARHVQNLYKLSNAPTFQDIIQPLEVPQLETIKSTLRGGSALATHHSCGTAAMLPREAGGVVNENLRVYGTKNVRVVDASVFIPHANPMSTVYAVAEKAVDMMNEPDVSEY
- a CDS encoding RidA family protein (COG:J;~EggNog:ENOG410PPR2;~InterPro:IPR006175,IPR035959;~PFAM:PF01042), whose protein sequence is MSHLTYYAYKDHGVRQKHAFWYSQAVRVGDRIECAGQGGWDPNTGVFEKEINAQIDLAFANVERCLKDAGGNGWSQVYRVNSYHVPINNEALEAMVRNFKKYMPDHQPIWTCVGVTRLGEDDMRVEIEVVAHDPEGAKTA
- a CDS encoding SUR7/PalI family protein (COG:S;~EggNog:ENOG410PP30;~InterPro:IPR009571;~PFAM:PF06687;~TransMembrane:3 (n10-28c33/34o114-136i148-169o189-212i);~go_component: GO:0005886 - plasma membrane [Evidence IEA]), with the protein product MALSRVAMGFLGLFFTAGALLLMFLTLLGGARNSRPLNEIFFLQVDTSNIPGAPSLSRWTFWEICAVSANGKNQCGSSYPDFPFDPPSRRNFGTTENIPSAFIGTNHYFLTSRFSFPFLIIALFFGVVSLFTGFLAMCTRIGSYVSSLMAWIALIFQIITTCLITAVYVQGRNKFNANGQSASVGVKAFAFMWTAVACLLLACMFYCMGGAVGRKERGYSGREHRRRGFFSSARSNSVRSNKETAP
- the RRP40 gene encoding exosome non-catalytic core subunit RRP40 (BUSCO:EOG09264XJC;~COG:J;~EggNog:ENOG410PKPF;~InterPro:IPR041054,IPR036612,IPR012340,IPR026699, IPR004088;~PFAM:PF15985,PF18311;~go_component: GO:0000178 - exosome (RNase complex) [Evidence IEA];~go_function: GO:0003723 - RNA binding [Evidence IEA]), with amino-acid sequence MPSPLILLPGDEIPSEYLPSTNSAPLRLGPGLRLLSQPPSSPQASSSPSHVLTATQAGILSTDTKRNAVSILSTPNRRYIPTVNDLVIAQVHHSSVDYFHCMITPQAPHAVLGQLSFEGATKKTRPMLKQGDLVYARVLSVGLGAGAEVELACVNPATGKAEPGGLGQLNGGMVFDVSTGMAARLMRASSSSSDSQDGVAGLVVLEELGKKLEKSGGFEIAVGRNGKVWVDCSSGGETSVKATVAVGRCLTTIDEHDLNPADQKKLVSRILREMKIEV
- the SSZ1 gene encoding ribosome-associated complex protein SSZ1 (COG:O;~EggNog:ENOG410PHA3;~InterPro:IPR013126,IPR043129;~PFAM:PF00012), with product MSSETNGTAERFAIGISFGNSSSSIARINAEGKAEVIANEEGDRQIPTVLSYIDGEEYHGTQAKAQLIRNSKNTVAYFRDFLGKDFKSIDPTPCHNSAHPQQSDSTVAFSICDTSSETPNTVTVSEITTRHLRRLKQSAADFLGKEVNAAVITVPTDFKDAQREALIAAANAAGLEVLQLIHEPVAAVLAYDARPEAVVTDKLVVVADLGGTRSDAAVVACRGGMYTTLATAHDYELGGAQLDKIIIDHFAKEFMKKHKTDPRENARGLAKLKLEGEATRKALSLGTNATLSIESLADGIDYGSTVNRTRYELLSGKVFAQFTGLIEQVVKKAGLDVLDIDEVIFAGGTSHTPKIAQLARNIFPEKTTILAPSTFIGAINPSELAPRGAAIQASLIQEFDKEDIEQSIHPMVTATPHLQNAIGVEFTSGEAVDFKPLLNTETALPARRTAQFSVPKEGGDVFVRVCEGVREIKVTKPEPKPKEEKTKTEEDEDDSDFDSDEEEEEEIRELVWKTEKPIAELAVKGVKAGSKVELMIHVNADLGLQITAKEVGGQGAVRGAVEAPKA